In Bermanella sp. WJH001, the following are encoded in one genomic region:
- a CDS encoding DUF3429 domain-containing protein, with product MPQPSLIQFLTYLGAVPFYLALYLVITNQVLLGISGGHWFKTYGLVILSFMAGTIWGQVVNASVRVKRLVLASNAVTLLAWFAYLLVSTQATLVIMATGFVALYILEALIMTHVTRPDYYLGLRLRVSALVLLAHGVMLYML from the coding sequence ATGCCACAGCCCAGTTTAATTCAGTTTTTAACCTACCTAGGAGCCGTGCCTTTTTATCTGGCTTTGTATCTTGTTATCACAAACCAAGTATTATTGGGCATCAGTGGTGGTCACTGGTTTAAGACGTATGGCTTGGTAATATTAAGCTTTATGGCCGGCACGATATGGGGGCAGGTGGTGAACGCCAGTGTGCGGGTAAAGCGTTTAGTCTTGGCATCGAATGCGGTGACATTGTTAGCTTGGTTTGCTTATTTGCTAGTGAGCACACAAGCAACGCTTGTGATAATGGCCACAGGATTTGTGGCGCTATACATACTTGAAGCGTTAATTATGACCCATGTCACCCGCCCAGATTATTATTTAGGACTACGCTTGCGTGTCAGTGCACTTGTACTCCTGGCCCATGGCGTTATGTTGTATATGCTTTAG
- a CDS encoding DEAD/DEAH box helicase, whose protein sequence is MNFSSLGLAPELLQAIDACGYTEMTPVQEQAIVPARRGKDILANAQTGTGKTAAFALPILQQMIDKPRTEPSKSPQALILTPTRELAEQLAETIGAYAQFLPLSVTAVYGGVKLGGQERKLKAGVDILIATPGRLMEHITQCNVELSCAEFVVLDEADRMLDMGFIDAVGTIFQHVAKKRQTLLFSATISPAVNELAHKILHNHQEVRVAKQNATADTVQHVVYPVDERSKIDLFMDLLTQHNWFQILVFTSTKEQADRLLSDLKLHKVTAAVCHGDKSQGSRRRALADFKAGDIQVLIATEVAARGLDIQGLEFVLNFNLPYLAEDYVHRIGRAGRAGNQGQAISFVSREEERTLDNIERLIGARIKRIFQPGFEVSSRDSLIKSVAKKQRPNRTNKSSQKKAEQAKPSAGATHKPKKPTTPKSKKAAPKKAKKNKK, encoded by the coding sequence ATGAATTTCTCATCTTTAGGTCTAGCCCCCGAGTTACTGCAAGCCATCGACGCATGCGGCTACACCGAGATGACCCCAGTTCAAGAACAAGCCATCGTGCCAGCACGTCGTGGTAAAGATATTTTGGCTAATGCGCAAACCGGTACCGGTAAAACAGCCGCATTTGCACTGCCTATTTTGCAGCAAATGATCGACAAGCCTCGTACCGAGCCTTCAAAAAGCCCACAGGCGCTGATTCTTACGCCCACCCGTGAACTGGCGGAGCAGCTTGCTGAAACCATAGGTGCTTATGCTCAGTTCTTACCGTTAAGTGTAACGGCCGTATACGGCGGGGTAAAACTGGGCGGACAAGAGCGCAAATTAAAAGCCGGTGTGGATATTTTAATTGCCACACCGGGTCGTTTAATGGAGCACATTACACAGTGCAATGTTGAGTTATCCTGTGCCGAATTTGTGGTGCTAGACGAAGCAGACCGCATGTTAGACATGGGGTTTATTGATGCTGTGGGCACTATTTTTCAACACGTTGCTAAAAAACGACAAACCCTATTGTTCTCGGCCACCATATCACCTGCGGTAAATGAGCTGGCCCATAAAATTTTACACAACCATCAAGAAGTTCGTGTGGCCAAACAAAATGCCACCGCAGACACGGTACAGCATGTGGTGTATCCAGTAGATGAGCGCAGCAAAATTGATTTGTTTATGGATTTGCTCACTCAACATAACTGGTTTCAAATTTTGGTATTTACCAGCACCAAAGAACAAGCAGACCGCTTATTATCCGATTTAAAACTGCACAAAGTAACCGCCGCTGTTTGTCATGGTGATAAAAGCCAAGGCAGTCGCAGACGCGCACTGGCGGATTTTAAAGCCGGTGATATTCAAGTATTAATCGCTACCGAAGTGGCCGCACGTGGTTTGGACATTCAAGGTTTAGAATTTGTTTTAAACTTTAACCTGCCTTATCTTGCGGAAGATTATGTACACCGTATTGGTCGTGCTGGGCGTGCAGGGAATCAAGGCCAAGCCATTTCGTTTGTGAGTCGCGAAGAAGAACGCACACTGGATAATATCGAACGCTTAATTGGTGCGCGCATCAAACGTATTTTCCAGCCGGGTTTTGAAGTGAGTAGCCGCGACTCGTTAATTAAAAGTGTGGCTAAAAAACAACGACCAAACCGCACTAATAAGAGCAGCCAAAAGAAAGCAGAGCAAGCTAAGCCAAGTGCTGGCGCGACTCATAAACCGAAAAAACCAACCACGCCAAAATCCAAAAAAGCAGCCCCTAAAAAAGCTAAGAAAAATAAAAAGTAA
- a CDS encoding GFA family protein, which yields MSQSETNCLCGAVKITAEDVNPKFTVCHCQSCRSWGGAPFFAVQCGTKVKIHGEDHVKQYESSAWASRGFCKECGTHLFFKFKQSGEYNMPVGLFPNLAGLEMDMQYFSDARPSYYCFKNETKEMTTAEIMAHFASAL from the coding sequence ATGTCCCAATCTGAAACAAATTGCCTGTGTGGGGCAGTTAAAATCACAGCCGAAGACGTGAACCCTAAGTTTACCGTATGCCATTGCCAGTCATGCAGAAGTTGGGGCGGAGCTCCATTTTTTGCCGTGCAGTGTGGAACCAAGGTTAAAATCCACGGTGAAGATCACGTTAAACAATATGAGTCATCCGCTTGGGCATCACGCGGATTTTGCAAAGAATGTGGCACTCACTTATTTTTCAAATTCAAACAAAGCGGTGAGTACAATATGCCAGTGGGTTTATTCCCCAATTTGGCAGGATTAGAAATGGACATGCAGTATTTTAGTGATGCGCGACCTAGCTATTACTGCTTTAAAAATGAAACCAAAGAAATGACAACCGCAGAAATCATGGCGCACTTTGCATCCGCTTTGTAG
- the fdxA gene encoding ferredoxin FdxA, with the protein MTFVVVENCIKCKYTDCVEVCPVDCFYEGPNFLVIHPDECIDCALCEPECPAEAIFSEDEIPAGQEQFIELNAELAEIWPNITEMKDKMPDAEEWDGVEGKIDQLER; encoded by the coding sequence ATGACATTCGTTGTTGTTGAAAACTGCATTAAATGTAAATACACAGACTGTGTAGAAGTTTGCCCTGTAGACTGTTTTTACGAAGGCCCTAACTTCTTAGTTATCCACCCTGACGAGTGTATCGATTGCGCACTATGTGAGCCTGAGTGCCCAGCAGAAGCCATCTTCAGTGAAGATGAAATCCCAGCAGGCCAAGAGCAATTCATCGAGCTAAATGCAGAGCTTGCTGAAATCTGGCCAAACATCACTGAAATGAAAGATAAAATGCCAGACGCTGAAGAGTGGGACGGTGTTGAAGGTAAGATTGATCAGCTAGAGCGTTGA
- the mutS gene encoding DNA mismatch repair protein MutS has product MATSKTAPKPINTDKNAEHTPMMQQYLGIKAEHANQLVFYRMGDFYEIFFDDAKKASRLLDITLTARGKSGGKPIPMAGIPYHAAEGYIAKLVKMGESIAVAEQIGDPATSKGPVERKVVRVITPGTLTDESFLDERRDSLLVAVSSFKDGRSDKVVHGISSLDISSGRFTVIEVQSEEALLAEIERLRPAELLLSEDKDYPESLSKRAGCQTLPAWEFEYETAFRLLTTHFQTKDLHGFGCQDFKQAIEAAGCLIHYAQETQRTDLPHIRMLLVEQADDAIVLDAATRKNLEIDVNLNGHTDFTLAWVLDRTATAMGSRLLRRWLNRPLRDQKTLEQRQTAISAMISSYGYEDIHSVLKQIGDIERILSRVALRSARPRDLARLRDALAVLPALQNAMSNVDAEPVTQLAKRIATYPELVDTLQKAVIENPPVVIRDGGVIAEGYDSELDELRGLSENAGQFLMDIEVREKARTGLNTLKVGYNRVHGYYIEISKAQAADAPTEYIRRQTLKNAERFITPELKEFEDKALSSKSRALSREKALYEELVESLAGQLAELQDTANAICEIDVLSNLAERAITQQYVRPQLSQEPGLNIEQGRHPVVEAMIEDPFVANDVSFHDQRNMLIITGPNMGGKSTYMRQVAHIVLMAHIGSYVPAQSANIGLVDRIFTRMGSSDDVAGGRSTFMVEMTETANILHNATEHSLVLMDEVGRGTSTFDGLSLAWACAEHLAQQVGAYTLFATHYFEMTQLSEQNPAVVNVHLTATEHNDHIVFLHHVEEGPASQSYGLQVAKLAGVPNHVIDQAKSKLGALEQTQINDAQQPVKTVAAPKSQIKEPAAPPAPSPMQSDMFATSPSKVELALESLNPDELTPRQALELLYELKQQL; this is encoded by the coding sequence ATGGCCACCAGTAAAACTGCCCCAAAGCCCATAAACACTGACAAAAACGCCGAACACACCCCTATGATGCAGCAATATTTAGGCATCAAGGCAGAACATGCAAACCAGCTGGTGTTTTATCGCATGGGGGATTTTTACGAGATCTTCTTTGATGATGCCAAAAAGGCTTCGCGCTTGTTGGATATCACCCTTACCGCCCGTGGTAAAAGTGGCGGTAAACCGATTCCTATGGCGGGCATCCCGTATCATGCGGCTGAGGGCTATATCGCCAAATTGGTGAAGATGGGTGAGTCCATTGCGGTAGCAGAACAAATTGGTGACCCAGCTACCAGTAAGGGGCCGGTTGAGCGCAAGGTGGTGCGTGTGATTACCCCTGGCACCCTAACCGATGAAAGCTTTTTAGATGAACGCCGCGACAGTTTATTAGTGGCGGTAAGCAGTTTTAAAGATGGCCGCAGCGATAAAGTGGTCCACGGTATTTCGTCTTTGGATATCAGCTCGGGCCGTTTTACCGTAATTGAGGTACAAAGCGAAGAGGCCTTACTGGCCGAGATCGAACGCTTACGCCCTGCTGAACTGCTATTAAGTGAAGACAAGGACTACCCAGAATCCTTAAGCAAGCGTGCTGGCTGCCAAACCTTGCCTGCATGGGAGTTTGAGTACGAAACCGCATTCCGCTTATTAACTACCCATTTTCAAACCAAAGATTTACACGGCTTTGGTTGCCAAGACTTTAAACAAGCCATTGAAGCGGCGGGCTGTTTGATTCATTACGCACAAGAAACCCAGCGGACTGACTTGCCCCATATTCGTATGTTATTGGTAGAGCAAGCAGACGACGCCATCGTATTGGATGCCGCCACCCGCAAAAACCTAGAGATCGACGTGAACCTTAACGGTCATACAGATTTCACCCTCGCTTGGGTACTGGATCGCACCGCCACGGCCATGGGTTCGCGCTTATTGCGCCGTTGGCTGAACCGCCCACTGCGTGATCAAAAAACACTAGAACAACGCCAAACTGCCATTAGCGCCATGATTTCAAGCTACGGCTATGAAGACATTCACAGTGTGTTAAAACAAATTGGTGATATCGAACGCATTTTATCGCGTGTTGCTTTACGCAGTGCGCGCCCGCGGGATTTAGCTCGCCTGCGTGATGCCCTAGCGGTATTACCAGCCCTACAAAATGCCATGAGCAATGTGGACGCCGAGCCCGTTACACAATTGGCCAAGCGCATTGCCACTTACCCTGAATTAGTCGACACCTTACAAAAAGCCGTGATCGAAAACCCGCCTGTGGTGATTCGAGATGGCGGCGTCATTGCCGAAGGTTATGACTCCGAATTAGACGAGCTGCGAGGTTTAAGCGAAAACGCTGGCCAGTTTTTAATGGACATCGAAGTGCGCGAAAAAGCGCGCACCGGTTTGAACACCTTAAAAGTGGGTTACAACCGTGTACACGGTTATTACATCGAAATCAGTAAAGCCCAAGCCGCCGACGCGCCCACAGAATATATTCGTCGCCAGACCCTAAAAAATGCCGAGCGTTTTATTACGCCTGAGCTTAAAGAGTTTGAAGACAAGGCACTTTCAAGTAAGAGCCGCGCCCTATCCCGTGAAAAAGCCCTGTATGAAGAATTAGTTGAATCGTTGGCGGGTCAATTGGCTGAGCTACAAGACACGGCCAATGCCATTTGTGAAATCGACGTATTATCCAACTTGGCCGAGCGCGCCATTACCCAACAATATGTGCGCCCACAATTAAGCCAAGAGCCAGGGCTTAATATTGAACAAGGCCGCCACCCAGTAGTGGAAGCCATGATCGAAGACCCATTTGTGGCCAACGATGTTAGCTTTCATGATCAGCGCAACATGCTGATCATTACCGGCCCGAACATGGGCGGTAAATCCACCTACATGCGCCAAGTGGCTCACATTGTATTAATGGCCCACATCGGCAGTTATGTGCCTGCGCAGTCGGCCAACATTGGTTTGGTGGATCGCATCTTTACGCGTATGGGTTCCAGCGATGACGTGGCCGGTGGCCGTTCTACCTTTATGGTAGAAATGACAGAAACCGCGAATATTTTACATAACGCCACCGAGCACAGCTTAGTATTAATGGATGAAGTGGGCCGCGGCACCAGCACCTTTGATGGTTTATCACTGGCTTGGGCCTGTGCCGAACATCTGGCCCAGCAAGTGGGCGCTTACACCCTATTTGCTACCCACTATTTTGAGATGACCCAGTTAAGTGAGCAAAACCCAGCTGTGGTGAATGTGCATTTAACCGCCACCGAACACAACGACCACATTGTGTTTTTACACCATGTAGAAGAAGGCCCAGCCAGCCAGAGTTACGGCTTACAGGTAGCCAAACTGGCCGGTGTACCAAACCATGTGATTGACCAAGCCAAGTCAAAGCTAGGCGCATTAGAGCAAACCCAGATCAACGATGCGCAGCAACCGGTTAAAACAGTCGCAGCCCCTAAAAGCCAGATTAAAGAACCAGCCGCTCCCCCTGCGCCATCGCCTATGCAAAGTGACATGTTTGCCACCTCACCGTCTAAAGTGGAGCTAGCCTTAGAAAGCTTAAACCCAGACGAGCTCACCCCAAGGCAAGCATTGGAGCTGTTGTACGAGCTAAAACAGCAACTTTAA
- a CDS encoding transposase, whose protein sequence is MPKPRKEQVSLEATPYYHCVSRCVRKAFLCGFDHQSEVSYEHRRGWLENELLNQAKVFAIDIAAYAIMSNHYHVVLHINQNQAKNWTVDEVIHRWHQLYKGNVLSKRYLTDPNFSKAEFEKLQEFVEIWRERLMDIGWFIGRLNEKIARQANYEDQCTGRFWEGRFKSQALLDEKALAACMAYVDLNPVRAKMAKTPEQSDHTSVKVRAEKAKSSYQPNHPIQQAEHLMLFVGNPRNNIPEGLPFRLTDYLALIDLTGRAIREDKRGHIEKHQPEILMRLGIEPNNWLTMTQEFEKAFKDLVGEPNILNKATKLLKRKRRPAFKNCEMLLS, encoded by the coding sequence ATGCCAAAACCTAGAAAGGAACAAGTCAGCCTTGAAGCCACGCCTTATTATCACTGTGTATCTCGCTGTGTACGAAAAGCGTTTTTATGTGGTTTTGATCATCAAAGCGAAGTCAGTTATGAACATCGCCGGGGTTGGCTTGAAAATGAGTTGTTAAATCAAGCAAAGGTGTTTGCCATTGATATTGCCGCTTATGCCATTATGTCTAACCACTATCATGTAGTTTTGCATATTAACCAAAACCAAGCGAAAAATTGGACTGTTGATGAAGTCATTCATCGCTGGCATCAGCTTTATAAGGGCAACGTACTCAGTAAGCGCTATTTAACTGATCCAAATTTTTCAAAAGCAGAATTTGAAAAGTTACAAGAATTTGTTGAAATCTGGCGTGAACGCTTAATGGACATTGGCTGGTTCATTGGTCGATTAAACGAAAAAATCGCACGCCAAGCCAATTATGAGGATCAATGTACAGGACGCTTCTGGGAAGGCCGCTTTAAGTCACAAGCACTGTTAGATGAAAAAGCACTGGCCGCGTGTATGGCTTATGTGGATTTAAATCCAGTGCGCGCTAAAATGGCAAAGACCCCCGAACAGTCCGATCATACTTCCGTCAAAGTACGAGCAGAAAAAGCAAAGTCTAGCTACCAGCCCAACCACCCAATACAGCAAGCAGAACACTTAATGCTTTTTGTCGGCAACCCCAGAAACAACATACCAGAAGGACTACCCTTTCGTTTAACCGATTATTTAGCATTAATTGATTTAACAGGGCGAGCCATTCGGGAAGATAAACGTGGCCATATTGAAAAACATCAGCCAGAGATTTTAATGCGCTTAGGCATTGAACCTAATAACTGGTTAACCATGACACAAGAATTTGAAAAAGCCTTTAAAGATTTGGTCGGCGAACCAAATATTCTTAATAAAGCGACCAAGCTACTTAAGCGAAAACGACGACCTGCTTTTAAAAACTGCGAAATGCTTTTATCTTAA
- a CDS encoding manganese-dependent inorganic pyrophosphatase → MAFFDLETPENNETDNLVWLGHLSPDSDTIGSAIGAAELFGGEPRRAGELNKETAFVVDYCGVELPKMITKVEGQKVGLVDFNQKTQLHKDVDTNDIVAIIDHHAIQDQPITFNTPVSVDIRPWGSAATILADRFEKMGKEMTPTTACMLLAGILSDTLIFESPTTCPQDKPYAEKLAKIAGIEDLYDFGLKMMEAKSDLADVSTYDVLKGDFKHYEINGKKVGFGVAETLLPQQLLDRKADLLEEMTGEKAKQGLDFIFFAIVDTKTKNAHLVVYSDAEAELAAKAYGHTTEDQLMYLPGLMSRKSQLMPAVQAVLSA, encoded by the coding sequence ATGGCTTTTTTTGATCTAGAAACCCCAGAAAACAACGAAACAGACAACCTAGTATGGTTAGGCCACCTAAGCCCAGACAGCGATACCATCGGTTCGGCCATTGGTGCCGCCGAATTATTTGGTGGCGAGCCACGCCGTGCTGGTGAATTAAACAAAGAAACGGCGTTTGTTGTGGATTATTGCGGTGTTGAACTGCCTAAAATGATCACAAAAGTAGAAGGCCAAAAAGTGGGCTTGGTGGATTTCAACCAAAAAACCCAGCTACACAAAGACGTGGATACCAACGACATCGTTGCCATTATCGACCACCACGCCATTCAAGATCAGCCAATTACCTTTAATACTCCGGTATCGGTTGATATTCGTCCTTGGGGCAGCGCGGCGACGATCCTTGCGGATCGCTTCGAAAAAATGGGCAAAGAGATGACCCCAACCACAGCGTGTATGCTGTTGGCCGGTATTCTATCGGACACCCTGATTTTTGAATCCCCAACCACCTGCCCACAAGACAAGCCATACGCAGAAAAGCTGGCTAAAATTGCCGGCATCGAAGACCTATACGACTTTGGCCTAAAAATGATGGAAGCCAAATCAGACCTTGCTGACGTATCGACCTACGATGTATTAAAAGGCGACTTCAAGCATTACGAAATCAACGGTAAAAAAGTGGGCTTTGGTGTGGCTGAAACCCTATTGCCACAACAGTTACTAGACCGCAAAGCGGACTTACTAGAAGAAATGACCGGCGAAAAAGCCAAACAAGGTCTGGATTTCATCTTCTTTGCTATCGTCGACACCAAAACCAAAAACGCACACCTAGTGGTTTATTCAGACGCCGAAGCGGAACTGGCCGCCAAAGCATATGGTCACACCACAGAAGACCAACTGATGTACCTACCTGGCTTGATGTCTCGTAAAAGCCAGCTAATGCCAGCGGTACAGGCTGTTTTGTCAGCGTAA
- a CDS encoding lipase secretion chaperone: MKKPLFNTTTTIGLVCAVFICGGIFLSSSTPTALDLSQSQDTNKPESLTIEKTVSPQNITALLNTPDLTAEQAAIFYANLPQSLAYSPLPSALDTNEQGELIINMKVRRLFEFYLSAIGEETLAECILRIRHALTQQLPEAAIATGIEVLEGFLQYQNHIGEIKNNFSARYHDDTYDLERIKEIKQTVRASRSLFLSPQASLAFYKQEDEYDDYMINKMAIKSRTDLTAQQKQVEYEYLNHQSPAWISQQELHANLINHVQAQEKALRESHADESAIHQLRVKHYGEQGAQNLAALDQQRAQWANRVEQYRLESQAIITSSGYSQAEKEQLLQGIREQHFSGSELIRIKALDNMAGQSVSQLP; this comes from the coding sequence ATGAAAAAGCCCCTATTCAATACAACAACTACCATTGGTCTTGTTTGCGCCGTATTTATCTGTGGCGGTATTTTTTTATCAAGCAGCACACCCACAGCACTCGATTTATCCCAAAGCCAAGACACCAATAAACCTGAATCACTGACGATAGAAAAAACCGTATCACCACAAAACATAACCGCTTTATTGAACACACCTGACTTAACCGCTGAACAAGCCGCTATTTTTTATGCAAACTTGCCCCAGTCCCTTGCCTACAGCCCATTACCCAGTGCATTAGATACTAATGAGCAAGGTGAATTAATCATAAATATGAAAGTCAGGCGCTTATTTGAATTTTATTTATCGGCCATAGGCGAAGAAACATTGGCTGAGTGTATTTTGCGAATTCGTCATGCTTTAACACAACAGCTACCAGAGGCCGCAATAGCCACAGGCATTGAAGTTTTAGAAGGCTTTTTACAATACCAAAACCACATAGGCGAAATTAAAAATAATTTTTCAGCCCGCTACCATGACGACACCTATGACCTTGAACGGATCAAAGAAATAAAACAAACGGTACGCGCATCACGTAGTCTATTTTTATCCCCACAAGCCAGCCTAGCCTTTTACAAACAAGAAGATGAATACGACGATTACATGATCAATAAAATGGCAATTAAAAGCCGCACCGACTTAACCGCGCAGCAAAAACAAGTGGAATATGAATACTTAAACCATCAATCCCCAGCATGGATATCACAACAAGAACTGCACGCCAACTTGATCAATCATGTGCAAGCACAAGAAAAGGCACTGCGTGAAAGCCACGCCGATGAATCCGCCATTCATCAATTACGAGTTAAACATTATGGTGAACAAGGGGCACAAAACTTAGCGGCACTGGATCAACAGCGCGCACAATGGGCAAACCGAGTTGAGCAATACCGCTTAGAAAGCCAGGCAATCATCACAAGTTCAGGTTATAGCCAAGCTGAAAAAGAGCAATTATTGCAAGGCATTAGAGAGCAGCATTTTTCAGGCAGCGAGCTTATAAGAATAAAAGCCCTAGATAACATGGCAGGTCAATCGGTTAGCCAATTACCGTAA